In one window of Azoarcus olearius DNA:
- the pcaF gene encoding 3-oxoadipyl-CoA thiolase, with protein MTHTVYLCDAIRTPFGRYGGLLSSVRADDLAALPIKALIARNPGVDWNLVDDVIYGCANQAGEDNRNVARMAALLAGLPVEVPGSTVNRLCGSSLDAIGSAARAIAAGEAELMIAGGVESMSRAPFVLGKADSAFSRSAKIEDTTIGWRFVNPLMKAQYGVDSMPETAENVATDFNVSRADQDALALRSQQRWASANERGFFAREIVPVDIPRKKGDPVRMTTDEHPRPDTTLDMLAKLKGVVRPDGTVTAGNASGVNDGAAAVLLASEAAVKRHGLTPRARILGSAAAGVAPRIMGIGPAPASEKLLARLGMGIARFDVIELNEAFAAQALAVTRRLGLADDDARVNPNGGAISIGHPLGASGARLVTTALNQLETSGGRYGLATMCIGVGQGIALAIERI; from the coding sequence ATGACCCACACCGTCTATCTCTGCGACGCCATCCGCACCCCCTTCGGCCGCTACGGCGGGCTGCTTTCCTCCGTGCGTGCCGACGACCTCGCGGCGCTGCCGATCAAGGCCTTGATCGCGCGCAACCCCGGCGTCGACTGGAACCTGGTCGACGACGTCATCTACGGCTGCGCCAACCAGGCGGGCGAGGACAACCGCAATGTCGCCCGCATGGCGGCGCTGCTGGCCGGGCTGCCGGTGGAAGTGCCGGGCAGCACGGTCAACCGCCTGTGCGGCTCCAGCCTGGACGCCATCGGCAGCGCCGCGCGCGCGATCGCCGCCGGCGAGGCCGAGCTGATGATCGCCGGCGGGGTCGAGAGCATGAGCCGCGCGCCCTTCGTCCTGGGCAAGGCCGACAGCGCCTTTTCGCGCAGCGCGAAGATCGAGGACACCACCATCGGCTGGCGCTTCGTCAATCCGCTGATGAAGGCGCAGTACGGCGTGGATTCCATGCCCGAAACCGCCGAGAACGTCGCCACCGACTTCAACGTGAGCCGCGCCGACCAGGATGCGCTCGCGCTGCGCAGCCAGCAGCGCTGGGCGAGCGCCAACGAACGCGGCTTCTTCGCGCGCGAGATCGTGCCAGTCGACATCCCGAGGAAGAAGGGCGATCCGGTGCGCATGACCACGGACGAACACCCCCGCCCCGACACCACGCTGGACATGCTCGCCAAGCTGAAAGGCGTGGTGCGCCCCGACGGCACCGTGACCGCCGGCAACGCCTCGGGCGTGAACGACGGCGCCGCCGCGGTGCTGCTCGCCTCCGAAGCCGCGGTGAAGCGCCACGGCCTGACGCCGCGCGCGCGCATCCTCGGTTCGGCCGCAGCCGGCGTGGCGCCGCGCATCATGGGCATCGGCCCGGCCCCGGCGAGCGAGAAACTGCTGGCGCGCCTGGGCATGGGCATCGCCCGGTTCGACGTCATCGAACTCAACGAGGCCTTCGCCGCGCAAGCGCTGGCGGTCACCCGCCGGCTGGGGCTGGCGGACGACGACGCGCGGGTCAATCCCAACGGCGGCGCCATCTCCATCGGCCACCCGCTGGGGGCCTCGGGCGCGCGCCTGGTGACCACCGCGCTCAACCAGCTCGAAACCAGCGGCGGGCGCTACGGCCTGGCGACGATGTGCATCGGCGTCGGCCAGGGCATCGCGCTCGCGATCGAACGGATTTAA
- a CDS encoding YihY/virulence factor BrkB family protein produces MKTALRYWSGVAKTTVRLWLDAQVFVHAAALAFFTVFSVAPVVIVVVSIVGTVLGERAAQGEIAEQLQSVIGAEAAAAVQTAVEGSRIERSGILPTLAGIGALLLGATSVFGQMQTALNAIWGVAPKPTRSSVWLLIKARLLSLTVVLAIGFVLLVSLLLSVAVQAVVTFAQDWLPIPGGLLVGLDSVVSLVVVTLLFATIFRVLPDVVLGWRDVLLGAFATALLFSLGRGLIATYLSTTATASTYGAAGSLVLLLMWVNYSSLILLFGAAFTRAHVEARGRTVQPRATAVVVHRELVEAGGAVPAVADSSTAR; encoded by the coding sequence ATGAAGACGGCGCTGCGTTACTGGAGCGGGGTGGCCAAGACGACCGTGCGGCTGTGGCTGGACGCGCAGGTCTTCGTGCATGCGGCGGCGCTCGCCTTCTTCACGGTGTTTTCGGTGGCGCCGGTGGTGATCGTGGTGGTCTCCATCGTCGGCACCGTGTTGGGCGAGCGCGCGGCGCAGGGCGAGATCGCCGAGCAGCTGCAGTCGGTGATCGGGGCCGAGGCGGCGGCGGCGGTGCAGACCGCGGTGGAGGGCAGCCGGATCGAGCGCAGCGGCATCCTGCCCACGCTCGCCGGCATCGGCGCGCTGCTGCTCGGCGCCACCAGCGTGTTCGGCCAGATGCAGACCGCGCTCAACGCGATCTGGGGCGTGGCGCCCAAGCCCACGCGCAGCAGCGTGTGGTTGTTGATCAAGGCGCGCCTGCTGTCGCTGACGGTGGTGCTGGCGATCGGTTTCGTGCTGCTGGTGTCGCTGCTGCTCAGCGTGGCGGTGCAGGCGGTGGTGACGTTCGCGCAGGACTGGCTGCCGATACCCGGCGGGCTGCTCGTCGGGCTGGACAGCGTGGTGTCGCTGGTGGTGGTGACGCTGCTGTTCGCCACCATCTTCCGCGTGCTGCCGGACGTGGTGCTGGGCTGGCGCGACGTGCTGCTTGGCGCCTTCGCTACCGCGCTGCTGTTTTCGCTCGGCCGCGGGCTGATCGCCACCTATCTGTCGACCACCGCCACCGCGTCCACCTACGGCGCCGCCGGTTCGCTGGTGCTGCTGCTGATGTGGGTGAACTACTCCTCGCTGATCCTGCTGTTCGGCGCGGCCTTCACGCGTGCGCACGTGGAGGCGCGCGGCCGCACGGTGCAGCCGCGCGCCACGGCCGTGGTGGTGCACCGCGAGCTGGTCGAGGCCGGCGGCGCGGTGCCGGCGGTGGCCGATTCGTCCACCGCGCGCTGA
- a CDS encoding hemerythrin domain-containing protein, with translation MRPEAIQIIKDEHLAISAVLYSLRFLIRQMRNGAPPNFPVLKAILDYIVSYPDRWHHPKEDKFLFAAVKRRTHDADALIAKLEREHVLGHPMMDDIKQQLIGFTNGDAGARERFFEAAEHYAELEWSHLQTEEEQLLPIAERVLTAEDWAEIDAAFRENDNPLFGIKPKEEAEALYQKILALAPAPIGLGPAS, from the coding sequence GTGAGACCCGAAGCGATCCAGATCATCAAGGACGAACACCTCGCCATCAGCGCCGTGCTGTATTCGCTGCGCTTCCTGATCCGCCAGATGCGCAACGGCGCGCCGCCCAATTTCCCGGTGCTCAAGGCCATCCTCGACTACATCGTGTCCTATCCGGACCGCTGGCATCACCCCAAGGAAGACAAGTTCCTGTTCGCCGCGGTCAAGCGCCGTACCCACGACGCTGACGCGCTGATCGCCAAGCTGGAGCGCGAACACGTGCTCGGCCACCCGATGATGGACGACATCAAGCAGCAGCTGATCGGCTTCACCAACGGCGACGCCGGCGCGCGCGAACGCTTCTTCGAAGCCGCCGAGCATTACGCCGAACTGGAATGGAGCCACCTGCAGACCGAGGAAGAACAGCTGCTGCCGATCGCCGAACGGGTGCTGACCGCCGAGGACTGGGCCGAAATAGACGCCGCCTTCCGCGAGAACGACAACCCGCTGTTCGGTATCAAGCCCAAGGAAGAGGCGGAAGCGCTGTACCAGAAGATCCTCGCGCTGGCACCGGCGCCGATCGGGCTGGGGCCAGCCAGCTGA
- a CDS encoding EAL domain-containing protein, giving the protein MNSRGGSGRRHAPGLARSAPARVRALASALSLAFVLGTASAPVCALPPAVFQTHLDPGGDWSGKGHPDEGGLLGALAHVVGHDAAHALFSPVARNTLLGLAGTGALLFGGVLLLRARVRARTRELEGVNRQLGATLDAIPDLLFEMDGEGRYLAVHANREAQLQRPVEALLGRRVDEVLPAPAAQTCLAALAEAGRHGWSSGQQIEITIDNQPQWFELSVARKADDGGPAHFIVLSRDITARRRAEASVQRLSRLYATLSQCNQAIVRCASQDDLLRQICHDAVVFGEMKMVWIGLLDERDGMVHPAAAYGDGTEYLDGIRIAFDSASPFGRGPSGSALRLDKPVWCQDFANDPATSAWHERGARHGYRASAALPLHRGGKVFGVLNLYAGECHAFDEAAQRLLVEMAMDIDFALDRFEQDAERARLAAAIVDSEEKYRELTESINDVIWTVDPETRCFSYVSPAMRRLSGYAPHELIDAPIERLLKPEYVAEMRERMALHLAEFHVGKRKSEDYSVEEVELGRRDGGTVWAEVVTTLGLNRRSGRVEFRAVARDISERRAAEAEIQRLAHYDQLTGLPNRSLVKDRFRYAASLTQRRRGQLAVMFFDLDHFKNINDTLGHDFGDRLLVEVARRLESVLRGGDTVCRLGGDEFVFLLPDTDAEGAARVAAKLLEAVAQPLVLDHQELTVTPSIGIAMYPDDGTDFDTLSRNADAAMYQAKREGRNGFRFFTEAMQARSTRTLLLANALRHALDRGQFSLHYQPQVSLADGRVVGAEALLRWTHPEFGPVSPGEFVPIAESNGLIAQIGEWVLREAVAQSRRWLDEGLPPLVMAVNLSAAQFRNPNLPELVTQVIEEAGLPPHQVELELTEAVAMDDPQSAVRVMDALFARGIRMSIDDFGTGYSSLGYLKRFKVGKLKIDQSFVRDIGDDPDDKAIVSAIIHLAGSLGMLTVAEGVETLDQLDFLRQQGCDTVQGYYFSRPLPAEAFVGYLRESGALTPSPPQPSP; this is encoded by the coding sequence ATGAACTCGCGTGGCGGCTCCGGCCGGCGCCACGCGCCCGGTTTGGCGCGCTCCGCGCCGGCGCGGGTGCGGGCGCTGGCATCTGCACTCTCGCTGGCGTTCGTGCTCGGCACGGCGTCTGCGCCCGTCTGCGCGCTGCCCCCCGCGGTCTTCCAGACGCATCTCGACCCCGGCGGCGACTGGTCCGGCAAGGGCCATCCGGATGAGGGCGGCCTGCTCGGCGCACTTGCGCACGTGGTGGGCCATGACGCCGCCCACGCGCTGTTCTCGCCGGTGGCGCGCAACACGCTGCTCGGGCTGGCGGGCACCGGGGCGCTGCTCTTCGGCGGCGTGCTGCTGCTGCGCGCTCGCGTGCGCGCCCGCACGCGCGAGCTGGAGGGGGTCAACCGCCAGCTCGGCGCCACGCTGGACGCCATTCCCGACCTGCTGTTCGAGATGGATGGCGAAGGCCGCTATCTCGCGGTGCATGCCAATCGCGAAGCGCAACTGCAGCGGCCGGTGGAGGCGCTGCTCGGCCGGCGGGTGGACGAAGTGCTGCCGGCGCCCGCGGCGCAGACCTGCCTGGCGGCGCTGGCCGAGGCGGGGCGTCATGGCTGGTCCAGCGGGCAGCAGATCGAGATCACGATCGACAACCAGCCGCAGTGGTTCGAACTGTCGGTGGCGCGCAAGGCCGACGACGGCGGACCCGCCCATTTCATCGTGCTGTCGCGCGACATCACCGCGCGCCGGCGCGCCGAGGCCAGCGTGCAACGCCTGAGCCGGCTGTACGCGACGCTGAGTCAATGCAACCAGGCCATCGTGCGCTGCGCCAGCCAGGACGACCTGCTGCGCCAGATCTGCCACGACGCGGTGGTGTTCGGCGAGATGAAGATGGTCTGGATCGGCCTGCTCGACGAACGCGACGGCATGGTGCACCCGGCGGCGGCCTACGGCGACGGCACCGAATACCTGGACGGCATCCGCATCGCGTTCGACAGTGCCAGCCCCTTCGGCCGTGGCCCCAGCGGCTCGGCCCTGCGGCTGGACAAGCCGGTGTGGTGCCAGGACTTCGCCAACGATCCCGCTACCTCGGCCTGGCACGAGCGCGGTGCCCGCCACGGTTACCGGGCCTCGGCGGCGCTGCCGCTGCACCGCGGCGGCAAGGTGTTCGGCGTGCTCAACCTGTACGCGGGCGAGTGCCACGCCTTCGACGAGGCGGCGCAGCGGCTGCTGGTGGAGATGGCGATGGACATCGACTTCGCGCTCGACCGCTTCGAGCAGGATGCCGAGCGCGCACGTCTGGCCGCCGCCATCGTCGACAGCGAGGAGAAATACCGCGAGCTGACCGAGAGCATCAACGACGTGATCTGGACGGTGGACCCGGAGACGCGCTGCTTCAGCTATGTCAGCCCGGCGATGCGGCGGCTGAGCGGTTACGCGCCGCACGAACTGATCGACGCGCCGATCGAACGCCTGCTCAAGCCGGAGTACGTGGCCGAGATGCGCGAGCGCATGGCCCTGCACCTGGCGGAATTCCACGTCGGCAAGCGCAAGAGCGAGGACTACTCGGTCGAAGAGGTGGAACTGGGGCGGCGCGACGGCGGCACGGTGTGGGCTGAGGTGGTGACCACGCTGGGCCTCAACCGCCGCAGCGGGCGCGTGGAATTCCGCGCCGTGGCGCGCGACATCTCGGAGCGGCGCGCTGCCGAGGCCGAGATCCAGCGCCTGGCGCATTACGACCAGCTGACCGGCCTGCCCAACCGCAGCCTGGTCAAGGACCGCTTCCGCTACGCCGCCAGCCTGACCCAGCGCCGCCGCGGCCAGCTGGCGGTGATGTTCTTCGACCTCGACCATTTCAAGAACATCAACGACACGCTCGGCCACGATTTCGGCGACCGCCTGCTGGTGGAAGTGGCGCGCCGGCTGGAGTCGGTGCTGCGCGGTGGCGACACCGTGTGCCGCCTCGGCGGCGACGAGTTCGTCTTCCTGCTGCCGGATACCGACGCGGAAGGCGCGGCCCGTGTGGCCGCGAAGCTGCTCGAGGCGGTGGCGCAGCCGCTGGTGCTGGACCACCAGGAGCTGACGGTCACGCCCTCCATCGGCATCGCGATGTACCCGGACGACGGCACCGATTTCGACACCCTGTCGCGCAACGCCGACGCCGCGATGTACCAGGCCAAGCGCGAGGGACGCAACGGCTTCCGCTTCTTCACCGAGGCGATGCAGGCGCGCTCCACGCGCACGCTGCTGCTCGCCAACGCGCTGCGCCACGCGCTCGACCGCGGCCAGTTCTCGCTGCACTACCAGCCGCAGGTGTCGCTCGCCGATGGCCGCGTGGTCGGCGCCGAGGCGCTGCTGCGGTGGACGCATCCCGAATTCGGTCCGGTGTCGCCCGGCGAGTTCGTGCCCATCGCCGAGAGCAATGGCCTGATCGCGCAGATCGGCGAATGGGTGCTGCGCGAGGCGGTGGCGCAGTCGCGGCGCTGGCTGGATGAAGGACTGCCTCCGCTGGTGATGGCGGTGAACCTCTCGGCGGCGCAGTTCCGCAATCCCAACCTGCCGGAGCTGGTGACCCAGGTGATCGAGGAAGCCGGGCTGCCGCCCCACCAGGTGGAACTGGAACTGACCGAAGCGGTGGCGATGGACGACCCGCAAAGCGCGGTGCGGGTGATGGACGCGCTGTTCGCGCGCGGCATCCGGATGTCGATCGACGACTTCGGCACCGGCTATTCATCGCTGGGCTATCTCAAGCGCTTCAAGGTGGGCAAGCTGAAGATCGACCAGTCCTTCGTGCGCGACATCGGCGACGATCCGGACGACAAGGCGATCGTCAGCGCGATCATCCACCTGGCCGGCAGCCTGGGCATGCTGACGGTGGCCGAGGGCGTGGAAACGCTCGATCAGCTCGACTTCCTGCGTCAGCAGGGTTGCGACACCGTGCAGGGCTATTACTTCAGCCGGCCGCTGCCGGCCGAGGCGTTTGTCGGGTATTTGCGGGAGAGCGGGGCGCTGACCCCATCCCCACCCCAGCCCTCCCCTTGA